A segment of the Manihot esculenta cultivar AM560-2 chromosome 13, M.esculenta_v8, whole genome shotgun sequence genome:
ACTCCTTATTAAGCTAAACACACTACCTCATACTTCTGCATCATTATTAATCACTCATTCCACTTAAAAGAAACAATTCTAGCCCACTTGATAGCTGTCATATATTTTGAAAGTGCAATTGCAAAATGGGTATTATAGAAAGTGAGTGAGCTCATATTCCTCATTTGACAAAGTAAAAATTTGCAAAATTTGCTTAGAAGTGTCATaagttatataattatttattctttattcAAAAAATACATTGCATAACAGTCGGTTTAAAGAGGAGAATAATAATTTCGTTTTAAGaggaaaatttatatattttaattagtgtatttgtaatttatattatttttatattaatattataaaaccatgctaattacattttaaataattgaagTATATCATAAGAACGCGTGCAAATTGCCACAAAACTTTTCTGAGAAAGTTCTAGTCCAGTATTTACAAACAACACTTGCATTTCCCAGAGTAAATATCACCTCTCATCTCTCTAGAAGGAGCAGAACAACATGGAACTATTTCCAATGATATTCCTCTCAAACCCACAATCCCAATTGGCCAGAACATAGACACCTATTCTCCAAAAAATAAACCTGTAATCTGTTGACACCCAGAAAAGGCATCTAataccttcctatacccatcatcatcatcactacATGACATAGCATCCATCCATGTATGGTAAGTTTCTATCCATCACATACACATACATCCATCCATCCATCAATCCAAGAAGCTTATAAGCCCATAAAAAGCACCAAAATTAGACCACATCTCATACACTGTCAACTACTGCCCAAAACATGTCTCCTCTTTATACAGCCTTTCTCCTGCTGATGGCCATGGCCTCTGCAACGCCACTATGGCCAGGATTCTACTCTGAGACATGCTCTGATGCTGAATTGATAGTGAGGGAAGTGATGAAAAAGGCCATGATCAGAGAACCAAGAAGCGTTGCCTCTGTTATGCGTTTTCAATTCCATGATTGCTTTGTTAATGTAAAAACtctattacttttttttatttatttatcaattaaGATCTTTAATCAGTGTTTCTTGATTTGATCTGATTTGATTTTTACAATTCCGATTCTTGTTTTGCATTTCTTGTAAAAGGGTTGTGATGCTTCTTTGTTGCTGGATGATACACCAACCATGCTGGGAGAGAAGCTGGCTCTTTCCAATATAAATTCTCTAAGGTCTTTTGACGTTGTCGACGAAGTCAAGGAAGAGCTAGAGAAGGTCTGTCCAGGAACCGTTTCTTGTGCAGATATAATTATCATGGCTGCTAGAGATGCTGTTGCTCtggtaattgatttttttttcttgataactttgtcctttggttgtttttctctctctctctttctctagaACCAATCAACTTGACCCATAACACAGACTATTGGGCCTTTAGCTATTGAGGATATTAATTCTGTGATATGGGTCCTGGTTGTCCAACTTTTATCAGCCAGTCAATTATCACAACATTAAAAGGGTAGGCTCTATGCAAAAATAGTGCCTAGTTTACAACTTGCCAATGAGGCCACCCTTTTACCTATTCCATCTATGGAAAATGGTTTGATGAATCCCACATTGGATCATTAGTTGTTTTTGTTGATTGTTGTCTGAAAATGGGTTATCTTTGTTCTGTCAATTTGTCTTGTGTACCAGAGTGGAGGACCTGATTGGGAGGTGAAGTTAGGGAGAAAAGATAGCTTGACAGCAAGCCAAGAAGACTCGGACAATATCATGCCAAGTCCAAGAGCCAATGCGAGCCTTCTCATAGACCTCTTTGCAAGCTTCGATCTCTCTATCAAAGATCTTGTAGCCCTTTCAGGGTCACATTCCATTGGACAAGGTAGATGTTTCTCTATAATGTTTAGACTCTACAATCAATCTGGAACAGGCAAGCCAGACCCAACCATCGAGTCAAGCTTCAGAGAAAAACTAGACAACCTGTGTCCAGTTGGTGGAAATGAAAATGTGACAGGAGACCTTGATTCAACACCAATTGTGTTTGACAATATATATTTCAAGGACTTGGTTGCAGGGAGAGGGTTTCTGAATTCTGATCAAACACTTTACACATTTCCTGAAACAAGAGACTATGTGGAATTGTTTAGCAAAGATCAACAAGCTTTTTTCGATGCCTTTGTTGAGGGAATGATAAAGATGGGTGATTTGCAATCTGGAAGGCCTGGAGAAATCAGAACCAATTGCAGAGTGGTCAACACCCACCACCGCCCTGTTGATGTTCTGCTGGAGACTTAAAAAAATGTTTGAGgaaaagagattaattaattacaGATTAATTAAACTCGGTCATAGATTAGGGAGCTTGAGAAAGACCAGAGCAATCATATAAAGTGCAACATGTCTTCTATGATAATATTATAGTGGAATTGTTGCTAtcaactta
Coding sequences within it:
- the LOC110629429 gene encoding peroxidase 17, which gives rise to MSPLYTAFLLLMAMASATPLWPGFYSETCSDAELIVREVMKKAMIREPRSVASVMRFQFHDCFVNGCDASLLLDDTPTMLGEKLALSNINSLRSFDVVDEVKEELEKVCPGTVSCADIIIMAARDAVALSGGPDWEVKLGRKDSLTASQEDSDNIMPSPRANASLLIDLFASFDLSIKDLVALSGSHSIGQGRCFSIMFRLYNQSGTGKPDPTIESSFREKLDNLCPVGGNENVTGDLDSTPIVFDNIYFKDLVAGRGFLNSDQTLYTFPETRDYVELFSKDQQAFFDAFVEGMIKMGDLQSGRPGEIRTNCRVVNTHHRPVDVLLET